Proteins from one Prosthecobacter sp. genomic window:
- a CDS encoding Fic family protein: MSAPLLHPTIDAVLAVHAEVLAAHGGSPGLRSRELLESAVAAPQATMMGVPMLSDPIEIAAAYLFYLCSNHAFVDGNKRVALATCLVFLSENGLLKNEELDADAWESLTLAVAAGALSRDEVTKRLRKLVA; the protein is encoded by the coding sequence ATGAGCGCACCATTGCTGCATCCGACCATTGATGCAGTGCTCGCGGTTCATGCCGAGGTACTCGCCGCGCATGGTGGCAGTCCGGGGCTTCGTTCGCGGGAACTGCTCGAATCCGCCGTAGCGGCTCCACAGGCGACCATGATGGGCGTGCCGATGCTCTCTGATCCCATCGAGATCGCTGCCGCATATCTCTTCTACCTTTGCAGCAACCACGCTTTCGTGGATGGCAATAAGCGAGTCGCGCTGGCCACCTGCCTGGTGTTCTTGAGCGAAAATGGTCTCCTCAAAAACGAGGAACTGGACGCGGATGCTTGGGAAAGCCTCACGCTCGCTGTCGCTGCGGGTGCTTTGAGCCGGGATGAAGTCACGAAGAGGCTGCGAAAGCTGGTGGCTTGA
- a CDS encoding DUF1552 domain-containing protein, producing MKTRRHFLQSSTALIALPALESLGFRRFASAAAPVAPPKRLIFLGFGWGITTETWFPDIKQPGADYTLPEGLKPLARHKADFSIVQGLWNKHSNEGHAGSTYWLTGANRYAEPGQNSHNSISADQVAAAQLGLHTRFASIQLNGSENAESSGHGPGLSMAWNVSGKPVAGEKGPLAAYHRLFSKDTTPIEQQKAMLAQKRSVLDTVMENAKTMQRGLGKTDTAKLDEYFQGIRDIETRLAKDEQWIGVPQPKAPLAEPSSSLAGREEIKIMYDIILAAIQTDSTRVLTYRQPVSTLLTSIGIKVAPHDMSHYHSTLGEKLEASKQRDLAQSDLLAGLIDKLKATKEADGSRLFDHVALAYGSNLRTEHSLDNCPTLLTGGGAGIKLGHNIVTPKDTPLCNAWLTMLHGIGVNVERHGDSSGVLKEIVA from the coding sequence ATGAAAACCCGCCGCCATTTTCTCCAGTCCAGCACCGCGCTCATCGCATTGCCAGCGCTTGAATCTCTCGGCTTTCGTCGCTTTGCCTCGGCGGCGGCTCCGGTGGCACCGCCAAAGCGTCTCATCTTCCTGGGCTTCGGCTGGGGGATCACGACGGAGACTTGGTTTCCTGACATCAAACAACCCGGTGCCGACTACACTTTGCCGGAGGGTCTCAAGCCGCTGGCTCGTCACAAGGCGGACTTCTCCATCGTGCAGGGGCTTTGGAACAAACACTCCAACGAGGGGCATGCGGGCAGCACTTACTGGCTCACGGGCGCGAATCGTTATGCCGAGCCGGGACAGAACTCGCACAACAGCATCTCCGCCGATCAAGTTGCTGCCGCGCAGCTCGGTCTCCACACGCGCTTCGCCTCCATTCAACTCAATGGTAGCGAAAACGCCGAGTCCTCCGGGCATGGACCAGGACTCTCCATGGCATGGAACGTCTCGGGAAAACCCGTTGCTGGAGAAAAAGGGCCGTTGGCGGCCTACCACCGTCTATTCTCCAAAGACACCACGCCCATCGAACAGCAGAAGGCCATGCTCGCGCAGAAGCGCAGCGTGCTCGACACGGTGATGGAGAATGCGAAAACGATGCAGCGTGGTCTTGGCAAAACCGACACCGCCAAGCTCGACGAATACTTCCAGGGCATCCGCGACATCGAGACGCGCCTCGCGAAGGACGAGCAATGGATCGGCGTGCCGCAGCCGAAAGCGCCGCTGGCCGAGCCATCGTCCAGCCTCGCCGGACGCGAGGAGATCAAGATCATGTATGACATCATCCTCGCGGCCATTCAGACCGACAGCACCCGCGTGCTCACCTACCGCCAGCCTGTCAGCACGCTGCTCACCAGCATCGGCATCAAAGTCGCGCCGCACGACATGAGCCACTATCACAGCACCCTCGGCGAAAAGCTCGAGGCCTCCAAACAGCGCGACCTCGCGCAGAGCGACCTCCTCGCCGGACTCATCGACAAACTCAAAGCCACGAAGGAAGCCGACGGCAGTCGGCTCTTCGACCACGTCGCCCTCGCCTACGGCAGCAACCTGCGCACCGAGCACAGCCTCGACAACTGCCCCACCCTCCTCACCGGCGGCGGTGCAGGCATCAAACTCGGCCACAACATCGTCACACCGAAAGACACGCCGCTGTGCAACGCATGGCTCACGATGCTGCATGGCATCGGCGTCAACGTCGAGCGGCATGGCGACAGCTCGGGCGTGCTGAAGGAGATCGTGGCGTGA
- a CDS encoding GxxExxY protein produces MIKDPFTHQIIGLAMETHRALGPGLVEEFYHQDLVARLNKSGIEHLSKPRRDLMYRGFVADTFEADLVFERRLIPELKALRGEFAPEHFTQLLSYSKFWRICTGLLIDFGKPSLYPKRVIYTSKTGVFPDVRIPNFVTDPELARGLVRIADQCLADIAFGYRETTWTGLLSAALRAEQLPFVVNPAVSVPEVGTTSLRCFVINNQAAITVTALGHEVTAIDRACLQTYLRLLGLPWGISFHFGKSKADLKFVSAPTLKLPKSSISPADSENPQVETLQKNNLRDIPSSTSHENPPPFSPVQHRAHRIASA; encoded by the coding sequence ATGATCAAAGACCCCTTCACTCATCAAATCATTGGCCTAGCGATGGAGACGCATCGCGCGCTGGGTCCTGGTTTGGTGGAGGAGTTTTATCATCAGGATTTGGTCGCTCGGCTGAACAAGTCTGGCATTGAGCACCTGTCGAAACCCCGGCGTGATTTGATGTATCGCGGGTTTGTCGCCGACACGTTTGAGGCGGACCTCGTCTTTGAGAGAAGGCTGATCCCAGAACTAAAAGCTCTTCGTGGCGAATTTGCTCCTGAGCATTTCACCCAGCTTCTAAGTTATTCGAAGTTCTGGCGCATTTGTACGGGCCTGTTGATCGACTTTGGCAAGCCCAGCCTGTATCCGAAGCGCGTGATCTACACGTCAAAGACGGGAGTCTTTCCTGATGTGAGGATTCCAAACTTTGTCACGGACCCGGAGCTTGCCAGGGGCCTGGTTCGGATCGCCGACCAATGTCTTGCCGACATCGCGTTTGGCTATCGCGAAACGACCTGGACAGGACTGCTGAGCGCGGCTTTGCGAGCCGAGCAACTTCCCTTCGTAGTGAATCCGGCTGTTTCAGTGCCGGAAGTTGGCACGACTTCGTTGCGTTGTTTTGTCATCAACAATCAAGCAGCCATCACCGTCACTGCCCTGGGTCACGAAGTCACCGCAATAGATCGTGCCTGTCTCCAAACCTACCTGCGTTTGCTTGGACTGCCTTGGGGGATCAGCTTTCATTTCGGCAAATCCAAAGCAGATCTGAAATTTGTATCTGCACCCACTTTAAAGCTGCCCAAATCTTCGATTTCTCCCGCAGATTCAGAAAACCCACAGGTTGAAACTCTTCAGAAGAATAATCTGCGGGACATACCCTCTTCCACTTCCCATGAAAACCCGCCGCCATTTTCTCCAGTCCAGCACCGCGCTCATCGCATTGCCAGCGCTTGA
- a CDS encoding DUF1592 domain-containing protein, translating into MRLTPIFTALLLAQLTAHAVESEPRVAMQEKHRALFKEHCISCHGPEKQKGKFRVDDLPFTITNVETAEKWQKVLNSLNSGEMPPEDEKQPEGAAKADFLDDLANVMVAARRSLGDQNGVITMRRLNRREYRNTLHELLGVEIDVSELPPDTSSGGFDTVGANLFMSGNQFEQYQSLGREALNEAFERQAAAAVEKTKRYEAEAWTPMVAKYVAYQIDARERAQKWVKAMEEAVARPENKDIVAKLKLETKAGDSNLRREWAKIPSAPNPRTFGFDKKGENDADLANAELNASWLPYHQSYLKQPALDTGAYLGTQTMHPSVINLNYIEFLVPFDWPVGEYVVRVRVAAVKDAPPERRFLDFGINARASRVTNTCEVTGTLDAPQVIEFPLTMTRGNGVRENRTLFIREKGSWDTNEEGGRKRGEALKRNGIGPEFSLWVDWMEMERKPDAAKPKPPGIAALGIPLDDKSPVPATPELRAALERFALEAFRGTAPPASYIDRLLNLYEVRRKAGDKPGMALKETLSVVLASPMFIYLAEPSADEKRRPLTSEELATRLAYFLWSAPPDAALRDLAKRGELQKPEVLAAQTERLLNDPRAEGFTKAFVHQWLGMDRFDFFEANLALYPRFDTATKVAAKGEVFETIEHVLRHNASLRDLLKSDYVVINRVLASYYGIAGVKGHGYEKVSLPKDSPRGGLLGMAAIHFMGGNGEHTSPVERGAWVLRKLLHDPPPPAPANVPAITRLAGKVLTTHERLLAHQEDAQCASCHRKIDPIGFGLENFDAAGQWRTEDSYMAINASGKPDPKTKKTWTIEAAAQFHKGPKFEDYFGMRDIIASKSDAFAKGFSEALVEYALGRPLGFRDEPLVADMIQQAGKKGLAVREFIHALVSSQEFHTK; encoded by the coding sequence ATGCGTCTCACCCCTATTTTCACGGCTCTGCTCCTCGCACAACTGACCGCCCATGCCGTCGAAAGCGAGCCGCGCGTCGCCATGCAGGAAAAGCATCGTGCTTTATTCAAGGAGCACTGCATTTCGTGTCACGGGCCGGAGAAGCAGAAGGGGAAGTTCCGCGTGGATGATCTGCCGTTCACGATCACGAATGTCGAAACGGCGGAGAAGTGGCAGAAGGTGCTGAACTCACTGAACTCGGGCGAGATGCCGCCGGAGGATGAGAAACAGCCCGAAGGTGCGGCGAAGGCCGATTTCCTCGATGATCTGGCGAATGTGATGGTCGCGGCGCGACGCAGCCTGGGAGATCAAAATGGTGTGATCACGATGCGGCGGCTGAACCGGCGTGAATACCGGAACACGCTGCACGAATTGCTCGGCGTGGAGATCGATGTGAGTGAGCTGCCGCCGGACACGAGCTCGGGCGGTTTTGACACGGTGGGGGCGAATCTTTTCATGTCGGGCAACCAGTTTGAGCAATACCAGTCGCTGGGACGCGAGGCATTGAATGAAGCGTTTGAAAGGCAGGCGGCGGCTGCGGTCGAGAAGACGAAGCGTTACGAGGCGGAGGCATGGACGCCGATGGTGGCCAAGTATGTGGCGTATCAAATCGACGCGAGGGAACGAGCGCAGAAGTGGGTGAAGGCGATGGAGGAGGCGGTGGCGCGGCCTGAAAACAAGGACATCGTCGCCAAGCTCAAGCTGGAAACCAAAGCGGGCGATTCCAATCTCCGGCGTGAGTGGGCGAAGATCCCGAGCGCGCCCAATCCGCGCACCTTTGGCTTCGACAAGAAAGGCGAAAACGATGCCGACCTGGCCAATGCCGAGCTGAACGCCTCATGGCTGCCTTATCATCAGTCTTATCTCAAGCAACCCGCGCTCGACACGGGTGCTTACCTCGGCACGCAGACCATGCACCCGTCGGTGATCAATCTTAACTACATCGAGTTTCTCGTGCCGTTTGACTGGCCGGTGGGCGAGTACGTCGTGCGCGTGCGTGTGGCGGCGGTCAAGGACGCGCCTCCCGAGCGGCGCTTTCTGGACTTCGGCATCAACGCGCGCGCGTCACGCGTCACGAACACCTGCGAAGTCACTGGCACACTGGACGCGCCGCAGGTGATCGAGTTTCCGCTGACGATGACGCGGGGCAACGGCGTGCGTGAGAACCGCACGCTGTTCATTCGCGAAAAAGGAAGCTGGGACACGAATGAAGAAGGTGGGCGCAAACGCGGCGAAGCGCTGAAGCGCAACGGCATTGGGCCGGAGTTCTCGCTTTGGGTGGACTGGATGGAGATGGAGCGCAAACCAGATGCCGCGAAGCCCAAACCACCGGGCATCGCCGCGCTCGGCATTCCGCTGGATGACAAATCACCCGTTCCCGCGACGCCTGAACTGCGTGCCGCGCTGGAGCGTTTTGCCTTGGAGGCCTTCCGCGGCACAGCGCCGCCTGCGAGCTACATTGATCGGCTGCTCAATCTCTACGAGGTCCGTCGAAAAGCGGGCGACAAGCCCGGCATGGCACTGAAGGAAACGCTGTCGGTTGTCTTGGCGTCGCCGATGTTCATCTACCTTGCTGAACCCTCGGCGGATGAAAAACGCCGTCCGCTGACCAGCGAGGAACTCGCCACACGGCTCGCGTATTTCCTCTGGAGCGCGCCACCAGACGCAGCGCTGCGCGATCTCGCCAAGCGTGGCGAATTGCAGAAGCCCGAGGTGCTCGCAGCGCAGACGGAGCGGCTGCTGAATGATCCGCGTGCGGAGGGATTCACCAAAGCCTTCGTTCATCAATGGCTCGGCATGGACCGCTTCGACTTTTTTGAGGCCAATCTCGCACTGTATCCGCGTTTCGACACCGCCACGAAGGTCGCGGCCAAGGGCGAGGTCTTCGAGACCATCGAGCATGTCCTGCGCCACAACGCGAGCCTGCGCGACCTGTTGAAGTCCGACTATGTGGTGATCAATCGCGTGCTCGCCAGCTACTACGGCATCGCAGGAGTGAAGGGGCACGGTTATGAAAAGGTGTCGCTGCCGAAAGACTCGCCACGCGGTGGTTTGCTCGGCATGGCGGCCATTCACTTCATGGGCGGCAACGGCGAGCACACCAGCCCCGTCGAGCGCGGTGCCTGGGTGCTGCGCAAGCTCCTACACGACCCACCGCCGCCCGCGCCTGCCAATGTGCCGGCGATCACGCGACTCGCGGGCAAGGTGCTCACCACGCACGAGCGCTTGCTCGCCCATCAGGAAGATGCGCAATGCGCGAGCTGCCACCGCAAGATCGATCCCATCGGCTTCGGCCTGGAAAACTTCGATGCCGCCGGTCAGTGGCGCACCGAGGACAGCTACATGGCCATCAACGCCAGCGGCAAGCCCGACCCCAAAACGAAGAAGACCTGGACCATCGAAGCCGCCGCTCAATTTCACAAAGGCCCCAAGTTTGAAGACTACTTCGGCATGCGCGACATCATCGCCAGCAAGTCCGACGCCTTCGCCAAGGGCTTCAGCGAGGCGCTCGTCGAATATGCGCTCGGCAGGCCCCTGGGCTTCCGCGATGAGCCGCTCGTCGCCGATATGATTCAACAAGCAGGCAAGAAAGGCCTCGCAGTGCGCGAGTTCATTCACGCGCTGGTCAGCAGCCAAGAATTTCACACGAAGTGA
- a CDS encoding SDR family oxidoreductase, whose product MTPQYACYPSLVDRTVFITGGADGIGSALVEQFARQGSRVAFVDKNVEYAKATIRRCIDAGAAHAPLFYEVDLLDIEALKAACAAAIRDLGSVTVLVNNAANDDRHDWQDMTPEYFDNRINTNLRHYFFAIQALAPQMITAAHGSVINIGSSSYMMQEDFFPGYAIAKSAVEGITRTMARTFGPHGVRVNTVLPGWVPTERQLTKWWSPEGEEGTMRDQAIKRRIMPDEFAQMVLFLAADDGAACTAQQFMVDGGRF is encoded by the coding sequence ATGACTCCCCAATACGCCTGCTACCCTTCTCTCGTTGATCGCACCGTCTTCATCACTGGAGGCGCGGATGGTATTGGAAGCGCTCTGGTAGAACAGTTTGCCAGACAGGGCAGCCGAGTCGCCTTTGTGGATAAAAACGTGGAGTATGCCAAGGCCACGATTCGACGCTGCATCGACGCGGGCGCGGCTCATGCGCCGTTGTTCTATGAGGTGGATCTGCTCGACATCGAAGCACTGAAGGCGGCCTGTGCTGCGGCGATTCGTGATCTCGGCAGCGTGACCGTTTTGGTCAACAACGCGGCCAATGATGACCGCCACGACTGGCAGGACATGACGCCGGAGTATTTCGACAACCGCATCAACACCAACTTACGGCATTACTTCTTCGCCATCCAGGCGCTGGCACCGCAGATGATCACCGCAGCGCATGGATCGGTCATCAACATCGGCTCCAGCAGCTACATGATGCAGGAGGACTTCTTTCCCGGCTACGCCATCGCCAAATCGGCGGTGGAAGGCATCACGCGCACCATGGCTCGCACTTTTGGTCCCCATGGCGTGCGGGTGAATACCGTGCTCCCCGGCTGGGTGCCCACGGAGCGCCAGCTCACGAAATGGTGGTCGCCCGAAGGCGAGGAAGGCACCATGCGTGATCAGGCCATCAAACGCCGCATCATGCCGGATGAGTTTGCTCAAATGGTCCTCTTTCTTGCTGCCGATGATGGCGCTGCCTGCACCGCGCAGCAGTTCATGGTGGACGGTGGCCGTTTCTAG
- a CDS encoding sialate O-acetylesterase: protein MRLLSLLLVLPVLAAAAEITLTSPLDHQVIQRHSNTEGTIFIRGTQSGLDAGKTKFEAKIGAKGKWQALSTQIEKENFSARVTAPVGGWHRLEVRAMLDGKAVATAVVEHVGIGEVFVVAGQSNSANHGEEKQTTQSRHVAAFDGTKWQIADDPQPGASGRMGSFMPALGDALVQRFDVPVGFVACGIGATSVREWLPKGTTFPNPPTIESRVTKLPDGQWASNGVAYDAFIARMRPLGHNGFRAVLWHQGESDANQKDTTRTLAGKLYREYLEKIIRDSRRDTGFEAPWFVAQASYHVPGDEGSDDIRAAQASLWKDGLAQLGPDSDALKGPLRERKGLGVHFSGPGLREHGQKWAEKITPWLDQQLSGTRYDSSKLPKGHDYFELRGGLANAHRKFEKEKTGRIAFLGGSITAGGGWRDHVMKYFQAKFPHTKFEFIAAGIGSMGSVPHAFRLERDVLSKGPVDLLFVEAAVNDSSNIPDHPEQMLRGMEGVVRHAREANPLTDIIQMHFVMPPHMDDYHKGKVPASIAQHEKVAVAYGNASLNLALEVTDRIDAGEFTWDKDFKGLHPSAFGHQLYANSIARTLDAAFAKPLTDAAKPHVMPAMVDAQSYAKGRFGNVADAKIIKGFTLEPAWKPADGKGTRAGFVNVPALAGTEPGAEFEFSFTGTGCGLFIAAGPDAGRIEFSIDGAAFRSLETFTHWSAGLHLPWALILDDTLKPGPHTAKVRIAADHDPKGIGTALRVFHLLLN, encoded by the coding sequence ATGCGACTTCTCAGTCTTCTCCTCGTCCTGCCAGTTCTCGCCGCTGCTGCGGAGATCACCCTCACCTCGCCACTCGATCATCAGGTGATCCAGCGGCATTCGAACACGGAGGGGACGATTTTTATTCGTGGAACGCAAAGCGGGCTCGATGCAGGCAAGACCAAGTTTGAGGCCAAGATCGGCGCAAAGGGCAAGTGGCAGGCTTTGAGTACGCAGATCGAAAAAGAGAACTTTTCGGCACGCGTGACGGCTCCGGTGGGTGGTTGGCATCGGCTTGAGGTGAGGGCGATGCTGGATGGCAAGGCGGTCGCGACGGCGGTGGTGGAGCATGTGGGCATCGGCGAGGTGTTTGTCGTCGCGGGGCAGTCAAACTCGGCGAATCATGGCGAGGAGAAGCAAACGACGCAGTCGCGACACGTGGCGGCCTTTGATGGCACGAAGTGGCAGATCGCCGATGATCCGCAGCCGGGCGCGAGTGGTCGCATGGGCAGCTTCATGCCGGCGCTGGGCGATGCGCTGGTGCAGCGCTTCGACGTGCCGGTGGGCTTCGTCGCCTGCGGGATCGGGGCGACGAGTGTGCGTGAGTGGTTGCCGAAAGGCACGACGTTTCCGAACCCGCCGACGATTGAAAGTCGCGTCACCAAACTGCCAGATGGCCAGTGGGCGAGCAATGGAGTAGCGTATGATGCCTTCATCGCCCGCATGAGGCCGCTGGGCCATAATGGCTTCCGTGCGGTGCTTTGGCATCAGGGCGAGAGCGATGCGAATCAGAAGGACACGACACGCACGCTCGCCGGGAAGCTCTACCGCGAGTATCTGGAGAAAATCATCCGCGATTCACGTCGCGATACCGGCTTTGAGGCTCCGTGGTTCGTTGCGCAGGCCAGCTACCATGTGCCGGGCGATGAAGGCAGCGATGACATCCGCGCCGCGCAGGCCTCCCTATGGAAAGACGGTCTCGCACAGCTCGGACCGGACAGCGATGCGCTGAAGGGGCCACTCCGTGAGCGCAAAGGCCTCGGCGTTCACTTCAGCGGCCCCGGTTTGCGTGAGCATGGGCAGAAGTGGGCGGAGAAAATCACGCCGTGGCTTGATCAACAGCTCTCCGGCACGCGCTATGATTCATCCAAGCTGCCGAAGGGACATGACTACTTCGAGCTGCGCGGTGGATTGGCGAATGCGCATCGGAAGTTCGAGAAGGAGAAGACCGGACGCATCGCCTTCCTCGGCGGATCGATCACCGCAGGCGGTGGCTGGCGGGATCATGTGATGAAGTATTTCCAGGCGAAGTTTCCGCACACGAAGTTCGAGTTCATCGCGGCGGGCATCGGTTCGATGGGCTCCGTGCCGCATGCGTTTCGACTGGAGCGCGATGTGTTGTCGAAAGGCCCCGTCGATCTGCTCTTTGTCGAAGCGGCGGTGAATGACAGCTCGAACATCCCCGATCATCCTGAGCAGATGCTGCGTGGCATGGAGGGCGTGGTGCGTCATGCCCGCGAGGCGAATCCTCTCACGGACATCATCCAGATGCACTTTGTCATGCCGCCGCACATGGATGACTATCACAAGGGCAAGGTGCCGGCCTCCATCGCGCAGCATGAGAAGGTGGCCGTGGCGTATGGCAATGCGTCGCTCAATCTCGCGCTCGAAGTCACGGATCGCATCGACGCGGGCGAGTTCACCTGGGACAAGGATTTCAAAGGCCTGCATCCCTCCGCCTTCGGTCATCAGCTCTATGCCAACAGTATCGCTCGCACGCTTGATGCTGCCTTTGCCAAACCGCTGACTGATGCCGCGAAACCTCATGTCATGCCAGCGATGGTCGATGCGCAAAGCTACGCCAAAGGTCGTTTCGGCAACGTCGCCGACGCGAAGATCATCAAGGGCTTCACGCTGGAGCCTGCGTGGAAGCCTGCGGACGGCAAAGGCACACGAGCCGGATTTGTGAACGTGCCTGCGCTCGCCGGCACGGAGCCTGGAGCCGAGTTTGAGTTCAGCTTCACCGGCACCGGCTGCGGACTTTTTATCGCCGCTGGGCCGGACGCGGGACGCATCGAGTTCAGCATCGACGGCGCTGCATTTCGCTCGCTCGAAACCTTCACACACTGGAGTGCGGGACTGCACCTGCCGTGGGCCTTGATTCTCGATGACACACTCAAACCCGGCCCTCACACTGCCAAAGTCCGTATTGCCGCCGATCACGACCCGAAAGGCATCGGCACGGCGCTGCGAGTATTTCATCTGCTGCTGAACTGA